The stretch of DNA AAGAGAATACATTTTGCCCATATGAGAAATGTTAAAATAACTGGTCCCAATTCCTTTGAAGAATCAGCGCACCCTTCACAATATGGTTCTTTGGATATGGTAGAAATATTAAAAGCATACAAAGAAGTAGGATTTGAAGGCCCTATGCGACCAGATCATGGCAGAATGATTTGGGGTGAAACTG from Natranaerovirga hydrolytica encodes:
- a CDS encoding mannonate dehydratase, which encodes KRIHFAHMRNVKITGPNSFEESAHPSQYGSLDMVEILKAYKEVGFEGPMRPDHGRMIWGETGKPGYGLYDRALGATYLIGVWEALEKTL